A window of Calonectris borealis chromosome 3, bCalBor7.hap1.2, whole genome shotgun sequence contains these coding sequences:
- the SRP9 gene encoding signal recognition particle 9 kDa protein: MPHYQAWEEFTRAAEKLYLADPMKVRVVLKYRHCDGNLCIKVTDDVACLLYRTDQAQDVKKIEKFHSQLMRLMVAKESRSAAMETD, encoded by the exons atGCCGCACTACCAGGCCTGGGAGGAGTTCACGCGCGCCGCCGAGAAGCTCTACCTCGCCGACCCCATGAAG GTGCGGGTTGTTCTCAAATATCGACATTGTGATGGGAACCTCTGTATCAAAGTAACGGACGATGTAGCT TGTTTGCTGTATAGAACAGACCAGGCGCAGGACGTAAAGAAGATAGAGAAATTCCACAGTCAGCTAATGCGACTCATGGTGGCTAAGGAATCCCGCAGTGCTGCCATGGAAACAGACTGa